From the genome of Ectobacillus sp. JY-23, one region includes:
- the phnW gene encoding 2-aminoethylphosphonate--pyruvate transaminase produces MNRKHYLLLTPGPLTTTQSVKEVMLQDWCTWDDEYNSLVQKIRERLISLAVQPEKREWYTSVLMQGSGTFTVESVIGSVIPNDGKLLVCINGAYGERIAQMANILGIQVVVNKTDEREPIHINEIEEALKEHQDITHVAIVHCETTTGILNPVQEVCELAKAYNKVTIVDAMSSFGGIEIDMEAWNIDFLISSANKCIQGIPGFGFVIARRNELEKCQRRARSLSLDLYDQWETMENQNGKWRFTSPTHVVRAFYQALLELEEEGGVQARQRRYTNNQRTLVKRMSELGFYPLLQDKYQSPIITSFCYPDESFEFAAFYQMLKKQGFVIYPGKISQVDTFRIGTIGDVYEEDMKQLLNAIQEGKAENVM; encoded by the coding sequence ATGAATCGAAAACACTACTTATTACTTACACCGGGTCCTTTGACAACCACACAGAGTGTTAAAGAGGTTATGCTTCAGGATTGGTGCACATGGGATGATGAATATAATAGTCTTGTTCAAAAGATTAGAGAGCGTCTGATATCTCTTGCTGTACAACCAGAAAAGAGAGAGTGGTATACGTCTGTTTTAATGCAAGGGAGCGGCACATTTACAGTGGAATCGGTAATCGGTTCTGTTATTCCAAACGATGGCAAGCTTCTTGTATGTATCAACGGTGCGTATGGGGAGCGTATCGCACAGATGGCAAACATACTTGGTATTCAAGTTGTGGTCAACAAGACAGATGAAAGAGAACCTATTCATATTAATGAAATAGAAGAGGCTTTAAAGGAGCATCAAGATATTACGCATGTGGCAATTGTACATTGTGAAACAACAACAGGTATATTAAACCCAGTGCAAGAAGTATGTGAACTTGCTAAGGCGTACAACAAAGTTACCATTGTAGATGCAATGAGTAGTTTTGGAGGCATTGAGATTGATATGGAAGCATGGAATATTGATTTTCTTATTAGCAGTGCCAATAAATGTATTCAAGGTATTCCGGGCTTTGGGTTTGTAATTGCAAGACGTAATGAATTGGAGAAATGTCAACGAAGAGCACGCTCATTGTCACTTGATTTATATGATCAATGGGAAACGATGGAGAATCAAAATGGAAAATGGCGCTTCACGTCTCCTACTCATGTAGTGCGCGCTTTTTATCAAGCATTGCTTGAGCTTGAAGAAGAAGGCGGTGTTCAAGCACGTCAAAGAAGGTATACCAACAATCAAAGAACATTAGTGAAGCGTATGTCTGAGCTGGGGTTTTACCCATTGCTACAGGACAAGTATCAATCGCCTATTATCACGTCCTTTTGTTACCCTGACGAATCTTTTGAATTTGCAGCGTTTTATCAAATGCTCAAAAAGCAAGGATTTGTTATTTATCCGGGAAAAATCTCGCAAGTGGATACATTCCGTATTGGTACCATTGGAGATGTGTATGAAGAGGATATGAAACAACTGCTGAATGCAATTCAAGAAGGTAAGGCAGAGAACGTAATGTAG
- a CDS encoding putative 2-aminoethylphosphonate ABC transporter ATP-binding protein: MSQPYLSIEHVNKQFGQFTALKDISFEVEKNEFVCLLGPSGCGKTTLLRTIAGLEKPTTGKIYVGGRDITALPPSKRNFGIVFQSYALFPNLTALQNIEFGLKAKKLPKNEVRERALENLGFVDLLHAKDKYPAQMSGGQQQRVALARALALSPDFLLLDEPLSALDAKVREKLRYEIRSIQQKVGITTIMVTHDQEEALTMADKIVVMNNGEIAQVGTPQEIYHTPANPFVANFIGSINFFKEGSDQHLLAIRPEHIRIDKEDGISVVVENIEFRGPVYRALVRVQEESSFLHNELITVDVSATQHIHLHIGMKQSISFSKNHMLSYEEKVMV, from the coding sequence TTGAGTCAACCATATTTGTCTATTGAGCATGTTAACAAGCAATTTGGTCAGTTTACAGCATTAAAGGACATCTCTTTCGAGGTCGAAAAAAATGAATTTGTTTGTTTACTTGGCCCTAGTGGATGCGGCAAAACTACGCTGCTTCGTACTATTGCTGGCTTAGAAAAGCCTACGACAGGAAAAATTTATGTAGGAGGAAGAGACATCACAGCTTTGCCGCCCTCAAAGCGAAATTTTGGAATTGTGTTTCAATCTTATGCATTATTTCCTAATTTAACAGCTTTACAAAATATTGAGTTTGGATTGAAAGCGAAGAAGCTTCCTAAAAATGAAGTGCGAGAACGTGCACTAGAAAATTTGGGATTTGTTGACTTATTGCATGCTAAGGATAAATATCCAGCTCAAATGTCAGGAGGGCAGCAGCAGCGAGTAGCATTAGCTAGGGCGCTGGCGCTCTCTCCTGATTTCCTCCTATTAGATGAGCCTTTATCAGCACTGGATGCGAAGGTTCGGGAAAAGCTACGTTATGAGATACGGTCTATTCAGCAAAAGGTTGGTATCACAACCATCATGGTAACACATGACCAGGAAGAGGCGCTGACCATGGCGGATAAAATTGTTGTGATGAACAACGGAGAAATTGCACAGGTCGGCACACCACAGGAGATATATCACACGCCTGCTAATCCGTTTGTAGCAAACTTCATTGGATCAATTAACTTTTTTAAAGAAGGTTCAGATCAACACCTTTTGGCAATTAGACCTGAGCATATAAGAATAGATAAAGAGGATGGCATAAGTGTAGTTGTGGAGAACATTGAATTTAGAGGGCCTGTTTATCGAGCGCTTGTAAGGGTGCAGGAGGAATCATCTTTTTTGCATAATGAGCTGATAACTGTAGATGTGTCCGCAACACAACATATTCATCTTCACATCGGAATGAAACAAAGTATATCGTTTTCAAAGAACCATATGCTGTCGTACGAGGAGAAGGTGATGGTGTAA
- a CDS encoding putative 2-aminoethylphosphonate ABC transporter permease subunit, protein MEMISKHVTVTSGNKVKKIAGKNEWLQRLLILIMILSFLIVLILPLLQLFMQAFFGENGKFIGLQNFRTYFTTPSLVQSLQNSLFVSAMTTVVAVTLAFCYAYALVRTNIRGKILFRYAALLPLFAPTMMYGIALMYLFGNQGLITHGLFRMVPGWQIDFYGPIGIIMAEVIYTFPQAFLILLVALQGTDYRLYEAADTLGAGIIKKMATITLPSVKYGLMSAIFVVFTLSFTDFGAPKVVGGQYNVLATDIYKQVIGQQNMSMGATVGILLLLPAILAFAIDRIAQRKQAEFLSSKAVPYMTKENRLRDYIYFVYCSTITGALLLVVGAVFMAAVVKVWPYNMNFTLEHIHFSSYTGDGFAAYKNSLLVAAVTAVVGTVVTFVYAYAIEKIRSMNIWRRAGYLLSVVPLAVPGLVIGLGYIFFFSNPEINLFGMRISNPFHFLYGTVAILVLANVIHFYSVAFVTATTALKKLDREFELVSESMGVPFYKTLWKITIPMCLPAILEMMMYFFVNAMVTISAVVFLYSADFKLAAVSIVNMEDAGNLAPAAAMSMLILITNIIVRVVYERGTKALQQRTLQWQKR, encoded by the coding sequence ATGGAGATGATTTCTAAACATGTAACAGTCACTTCGGGAAACAAAGTGAAGAAAATAGCTGGAAAGAATGAGTGGCTACAACGTCTTCTTATTCTCATCATGATTCTTTCGTTTTTGATTGTATTAATTCTCCCGCTGCTTCAGTTATTCATGCAAGCATTTTTCGGTGAGAACGGAAAGTTTATCGGGTTGCAAAACTTCCGTACGTATTTTACTACACCTTCATTGGTGCAGTCCTTACAAAACTCATTATTTGTTTCAGCAATGACGACTGTTGTTGCTGTAACACTCGCATTTTGCTATGCATATGCATTAGTGCGAACCAATATCCGCGGAAAAATATTATTTCGATATGCTGCCCTGTTGCCACTTTTTGCTCCGACGATGATGTACGGCATAGCGCTTATGTATTTATTCGGAAACCAAGGTTTAATTACACATGGACTTTTTAGAATGGTGCCTGGATGGCAAATAGACTTTTACGGACCAATTGGCATTATTATGGCGGAGGTTATTTATACTTTTCCGCAGGCTTTTCTAATTTTACTTGTTGCGCTGCAAGGTACGGATTATCGTCTGTATGAAGCTGCTGATACGCTTGGTGCCGGTATCATAAAAAAGATGGCTACAATTACGTTACCAAGTGTGAAATACGGATTGATGAGTGCCATATTTGTAGTATTTACGTTAAGTTTTACAGACTTTGGCGCTCCTAAAGTAGTCGGTGGACAATATAACGTGTTAGCAACGGACATATATAAGCAAGTTATAGGTCAACAAAATATGTCTATGGGCGCTACTGTAGGAATCCTTCTTTTATTGCCTGCGATACTGGCTTTTGCAATTGATCGAATTGCCCAACGAAAGCAAGCGGAATTTTTATCTTCTAAAGCCGTGCCATATATGACGAAAGAAAATCGACTGCGAGATTACATATACTTTGTATATTGCTCTACTATTACTGGGGCGCTCCTCCTCGTTGTAGGAGCTGTGTTTATGGCGGCGGTTGTAAAAGTATGGCCTTACAATATGAATTTCACGCTGGAGCATATTCACTTTAGTAGTTACACGGGAGATGGTTTTGCAGCTTATAAAAACAGCTTGCTTGTTGCTGCTGTCACTGCAGTAGTAGGAACGGTTGTTACTTTCGTATATGCATATGCAATTGAGAAAATAAGAAGCATGAATATATGGCGTCGTGCAGGCTATCTATTATCTGTCGTTCCGTTGGCGGTGCCTGGACTTGTTATTGGCTTAGGATATATCTTTTTCTTTAGTAATCCAGAAATTAATCTGTTTGGTATGCGCATATCAAATCCATTCCATTTCTTATACGGAACGGTCGCAATACTTGTACTAGCTAATGTTATTCATTTTTATTCAGTAGCTTTTGTAACAGCGACAACTGCGCTTAAAAAATTAGATAGAGAGTTTGAGCTCGTTTCAGAGTCTATGGGAGTGCCTTTTTATAAAACTTTATGGAAGATTACGATTCCCATGTGTTTGCCAGCAATTCTAGAAATGATGATGTACTTTTTTGTAAATGCGATGGTTACTATTTCAGCGGTTGTGTTTTTGTATTCTGCTGATTTTAAGCTAGCAGCTGTTTCCATCGTCAATATGGAGGACGCAGGTAACTTGGCTCCTGCAGCGGCGATGAGCATGTTGATATTAATTACAAATATTATAGTTCGTGTTGTATATGAACGCGGAACAAAAGCATTGCAGCAGCGTACCTTGCAATGGCAAAAACGATAG
- a CDS encoding DeoR/GlpR family DNA-binding transcription regulator, with product MSLVGEERKRIILERIDGNGRVSVSELAEDFSVSTETIRRYLVDLDKEQKLKKVYGGAVKIHSTSFVEPAMFEREVLRAQEKKRIAHKAATFVNDGDVIVIDEGSTPLQMIPYLVYRKRLTIVTNSFPLVTRLISAINTKSFDGEVLFIGGKVNSKHARATGPISQQMISQFHFDKAFISVDAVLPSFGISSVELEKAKLSEVMIKQAKQVFVLADHSKMGLKGNYRITSLQKVDVLISDKDIPKNWHADLERAEVQWITC from the coding sequence ATGTCTTTAGTGGGAGAGGAGCGCAAGCGAATAATTTTGGAACGGATAGATGGAAATGGAAGGGTCAGCGTTTCAGAGCTGGCTGAGGATTTTTCCGTTTCCACAGAAACAATCCGGCGTTACTTGGTAGATTTGGATAAAGAACAAAAACTGAAGAAAGTATATGGCGGGGCTGTTAAAATCCATTCTACTTCTTTTGTGGAACCTGCCATGTTTGAACGAGAAGTGTTGCGTGCACAAGAGAAAAAGCGAATTGCACATAAGGCAGCGACTTTCGTTAATGATGGTGATGTCATTGTCATTGATGAAGGAAGTACGCCTTTGCAAATGATTCCGTATCTTGTTTATCGTAAAAGGTTAACGATTGTTACAAATTCATTTCCACTAGTAACAAGACTGATTTCTGCTATCAATACAAAATCATTCGACGGTGAGGTATTATTTATCGGTGGGAAGGTCAATTCTAAGCACGCTCGTGCAACAGGACCCATCTCTCAACAAATGATAAGTCAATTTCATTTTGATAAGGCTTTTATTTCAGTAGATGCGGTATTACCTAGTTTTGGTATATCGAGCGTAGAGCTTGAAAAGGCCAAGCTGTCTGAAGTGATGATTAAGCAGGCGAAGCAGGTCTTTGTTTTGGCTGACCACTCAAAAATGGGATTAAAGGGAAACTATAGAATTACGAGCTTACAAAAGGTAGATGTTCTAATTTCAGACAAGGATATACCGAAAAACTGGCATGCGGATTTAGAACGAGCGGAAGTTCAGTGGATTACGTGTTGA
- the phnX gene encoding phosphonoacetaldehyde hydrolase, with protein sequence MNKKIQAVILDWAGTTIDYGCFAPLEVFVDVFRKRGVQITIEEARRPMGLLKIDHIRALTEMPRIKQEWNQVFNCDPQESDIHEMYHDFETTLFTILPRYTTPVPGAVEMVARLRERGLKIGSTTGYTKEMMDIVVPEAKKQGYSPDCLVTPDQAGGGRPYPWMSYMNAMKLGVYPMSSIVKAGDTVSDIQEGRNSGMWTVGVIWGSSELGLTQEEVNAMDPKELADKAEAVRERFMEAGAHFTIDRIGDLDQIINVIEQQELAYI encoded by the coding sequence ATGAATAAGAAAATACAAGCTGTCATTTTAGATTGGGCAGGAACGACAATAGATTACGGATGCTTTGCTCCATTAGAGGTATTTGTAGACGTGTTTCGAAAAAGAGGAGTGCAGATTACGATTGAGGAAGCAAGGAGGCCAATGGGGCTTTTGAAAATTGATCACATTCGGGCACTTACTGAAATGCCGCGAATTAAACAAGAATGGAATCAGGTATTCAATTGCGACCCACAGGAAAGTGATATTCATGAAATGTATCATGATTTTGAAACAACGTTGTTTACCATTTTACCTCGCTATACGACTCCGGTGCCTGGTGCTGTAGAGATGGTTGCACGCTTGCGTGAGCGTGGTCTGAAAATTGGTTCTACAACAGGGTATACAAAAGAAATGATGGATATTGTTGTACCTGAAGCAAAAAAACAAGGATATAGCCCCGATTGCCTTGTAACACCGGATCAAGCCGGAGGTGGTCGCCCTTATCCGTGGATGAGTTATATGAACGCCATGAAGCTCGGGGTATATCCAATGAGCAGCATTGTAAAAGCTGGTGATACAGTTTCCGACATACAAGAAGGCAGAAATTCTGGTATGTGGACAGTAGGTGTTATTTGGGGGAGCAGTGAGCTTGGATTGACACAGGAAGAAGTAAATGCAATGGACCCTAAAGAACTTGCCGATAAAGCGGAGGCAGTACGGGAGCGTTTTATGGAGGCAGGTGCTCATTTTACAATTGATAGAATTGGAGATTTAGATCAAATTATTAATGTGATTGAGCAGCAGGAGCTGGCTTATATTTGA